A genomic stretch from Edaphobacter aggregans includes:
- a CDS encoding metallophosphoesterase family protein produces MTATIAGNPDTGGTFTQPVPFSDGQAGHLEQTGGLGTNSAPGGQIGVGNGWYSYNLGSWHLISLNIECETQPGGCTGAWIASELQWLKKDLAANHSACTLAYWHQPTFIPANSIAVPEGTTAKAFWQLLYQYGADVVLNGHDHLYGRYRPLDPSGNYDPKKGIREFVVGTGGETLDAVVTTNTTTADPTGNPNFNKENLEAATGEFWGVMGLTLNQNSYAWDFESALKDPAQTTGPDSYSDKGVGSCHGPVNRW; encoded by the coding sequence ATGACGGCGACGATCGCCGGCAACCCTGACACCGGTGGTACCTTCACCCAACCGGTGCCGTTTTCAGATGGACAGGCAGGGCACTTGGAACAGACGGGCGGACTAGGAACAAACTCAGCGCCGGGAGGCCAAATCGGAGTTGGAAATGGCTGGTATTCCTACAATCTGGGCTCTTGGCACCTCATCTCGTTAAATATTGAGTGCGAAACGCAGCCGGGCGGTTGCACGGGTGCCTGGATTGCTTCCGAGCTCCAATGGCTGAAAAAGGATCTCGCGGCGAATCATTCCGCGTGCACACTCGCCTACTGGCACCAACCCACGTTCATCCCCGCCAACAGCATCGCCGTACCCGAAGGCACGACCGCTAAGGCCTTTTGGCAACTGCTTTATCAGTATGGAGCCGACGTGGTGCTGAACGGACACGACCACCTCTATGGCCGCTACCGTCCGCTTGACCCCTCCGGGAACTACGATCCCAAAAAGGGCATACGGGAATTCGTCGTGGGCACCGGCGGCGAGACACTCGATGCGGTCGTCACAACGAACACAACAACCGCTGATCCTACCGGCAATCCGAACTTCAACAAAGAAAATCTCGAGGCCGCAACCGGGGAATTCTGGGGCGTGATGGGTCTGACGCTCAATCAGAATAGCTACGCTTGGGACTTCGAGTCGGCATTGAAGGATCCTGCACAGACAACCGGTCCGGATTCTTACAGCGACAAGGGCGTCGGCAGCTGCCACGGTCCAGTCAACAGGTGGTGA